A section of the Acidobacterium capsulatum ATCC 51196 genome encodes:
- the dnaA gene encoding chromosomal replication initiator protein DnaA, with translation MSSFATAPAAPLNPWVRILGALEKKVNRQSYDTWLKPTRFSHVKDRTLIVRIPTTDFRYIADRYDDLIHEAIENLQLEFDEVSFVTPEEDPMLARAREDGGFAPAPAHAPNTPGNAGAQRPAQRLNGAMPQQSRFDWSTAAQLNPRYTFDAFVIGSGNQFARAAAEAVAERPSKAYNPLFLYGGVGMGKTHLMHAIGHEVKLRNPSASICYVSVEKFTNEMISSLRYDKMTTFRDKFRSVDLLLIDDIQFLSQKERTQEEFFHTFNALHENMKQIVIASDRPPKELPEIEDRLRSRFEWGLIADIQPPDLETKVAILQKKAESEHVLLPTDVALFIASNVRTNVRELEGALTRLFAWSQLNGVEISLATTQQCLKQFIDTQVRKITIEAIQRAVAEQFGMRVVELKQKNNSRAVVVPRQIAMYLAKQMTEASLPEIGRQFGGKHHTTVMHSIGKIDEQRRTDKNLNSTLNKLQETLNS, from the coding sequence ATGTCATCGTTCGCAACCGCACCGGCGGCTCCCCTGAACCCATGGGTTCGCATCCTCGGAGCGCTCGAGAAGAAGGTCAATCGTCAGTCGTATGACACATGGCTCAAGCCCACCCGCTTCAGTCACGTCAAAGACCGCACGCTCATTGTTCGCATTCCCACGACGGATTTCCGTTATATCGCTGATCGCTACGATGACCTGATCCACGAGGCCATCGAGAACCTGCAGCTTGAGTTCGACGAAGTCAGCTTCGTCACGCCGGAAGAAGATCCCATGCTGGCCCGTGCCCGCGAAGACGGTGGCTTTGCTCCCGCCCCGGCGCACGCGCCCAACACACCGGGCAATGCCGGTGCCCAACGGCCTGCACAGCGCCTCAACGGAGCAATGCCCCAGCAGAGCCGCTTCGACTGGTCCACCGCGGCGCAGCTCAACCCGCGCTACACGTTCGACGCCTTTGTGATTGGCTCTGGCAACCAGTTCGCGCGCGCCGCAGCCGAGGCCGTGGCGGAGCGCCCCTCCAAGGCCTACAACCCGCTCTTCCTCTACGGCGGAGTGGGCATGGGCAAGACGCATCTCATGCATGCCATTGGCCACGAGGTAAAGCTGCGCAATCCCAGCGCCTCCATTTGCTATGTGTCGGTGGAGAAGTTCACCAACGAGATGATCAGCTCTCTGCGCTATGACAAGATGACGACCTTCCGCGACAAGTTCCGCTCGGTCGATCTTCTGCTCATTGACGACATCCAGTTCCTCTCGCAGAAAGAGCGCACGCAGGAGGAGTTCTTCCACACCTTCAACGCGCTGCACGAGAACATGAAGCAGATCGTCATCGCCTCTGACCGCCCGCCCAAAGAGCTGCCGGAGATCGAAGACCGCTTGCGCTCGCGCTTTGAATGGGGTCTCATTGCCGACATTCAGCCGCCCGATCTTGAAACCAAGGTCGCTATTCTGCAGAAGAAGGCCGAGAGCGAACATGTTCTGCTGCCCACCGACGTCGCGCTCTTCATCGCTTCGAACGTACGCACCAACGTGCGCGAGCTTGAGGGCGCGCTGACGCGCTTGTTTGCCTGGTCACAGCTCAACGGCGTTGAGATCTCTCTGGCCACCACACAGCAGTGCCTGAAGCAGTTCATTGACACGCAGGTGCGCAAGATCACGATTGAGGCCATTCAGCGCGCCGTTGCCGAGCAGTTCGGTATGCGTGTTGTCGAGCTCAAGCAGAAGAACAACTCGCGCGCTGTCGTCGTGCCCCGCCAGATTGCCATGTACCTGGCCAAGCAGATGACCGAGGCCTCGCTGCCCGAGATCGGCCGCCAGTTCGGCGGCAAGCATCACACCACTGTCATGCATTCCATCGGCAAAATCGATGAGCAGCGCCGCACCGACAAGAACCTGAACAGCACCCTCAACAAGCTGCAGGAGACACTGAACAGCTAG
- a CDS encoding acyltransferase family protein produces the protein MNANSVTNGIFESRENNLDFLRLLLALSVIYSHSFPLGGGPSANEPLNWFTHGQSTIGTMAVDSFFILSGFLVTNSFLRSKSVFSYFKKRIARIYPAFIVCMCLCVLAVSLLGEAKLAGNGLAGKLSNLAFHLAILHEPIYLHSFSYNFSHKVDASVWTICYEFYCYIAVAVLGIIGVLGSRKFILGLLIFSVVGMVAFSIAFSVAPPHSFLGHLFATHAYLAERIDLRDQLIPMYLSGVAFYLFRDVIPHKIQLALPAALLLLVSAFVPHLWFATFSIAGAYLLFWVGFHPKLHLQRLTSTGDYSYGIYLYAFPIQQIILAKHGHAMAPFTLFLLAVPITALCGVLSWHLVEKRFLSKGRRKGKDAPILPTTAVYQSGSAK, from the coding sequence TTGAACGCGAACTCCGTCACGAACGGAATTTTTGAGAGCCGAGAGAACAACCTCGATTTCCTTCGCTTGCTTCTGGCTCTGTCCGTTATTTACTCTCACAGCTTTCCGCTTGGCGGCGGGCCGTCCGCAAATGAGCCTTTGAACTGGTTCACCCATGGGCAGTCCACGATCGGAACGATGGCTGTAGATTCGTTTTTCATTCTCAGCGGATTCCTGGTCACCAACAGCTTCCTGCGCTCAAAATCTGTTTTCAGCTATTTCAAGAAGAGAATCGCACGCATATATCCAGCTTTTATTGTCTGCATGTGCCTCTGCGTTCTTGCGGTATCGCTGCTCGGCGAGGCCAAGCTTGCCGGCAATGGCCTGGCTGGAAAGTTGTCAAATCTTGCTTTCCACCTGGCAATATTGCATGAACCGATTTATCTTCATAGTTTTTCCTATAACTTCAGCCACAAGGTTGATGCGTCGGTATGGACTATTTGTTATGAGTTTTACTGCTATATCGCCGTAGCCGTACTCGGAATCATAGGTGTGCTCGGCAGTCGAAAGTTCATTCTGGGATTGCTCATCTTTTCAGTGGTCGGGATGGTAGCCTTCTCGATTGCATTCAGTGTGGCTCCTCCGCACAGCTTTCTTGGGCATCTCTTTGCAACCCATGCATACCTGGCAGAACGAATCGATCTCCGCGATCAACTGATTCCGATGTATTTGTCCGGGGTTGCTTTTTACCTGTTTCGAGACGTCATTCCACACAAAATTCAACTTGCTCTTCCGGCCGCACTACTGCTGCTTGTTTCTGCATTCGTCCCTCATCTGTGGTTCGCGACCTTCTCGATCGCGGGTGCATATCTTCTGTTCTGGGTAGGTTTTCACCCTAAGCTGCACCTGCAGCGCTTGACCAGTACGGGAGACTACTCCTACGGCATCTATCTGTACGCTTTTCCTATCCAGCAAATCATCCTGGCAAAGCACGGACATGCGATGGCGCCTTTCACGCTCTTCTTGCTCGCCGTGCCCATAACGGCCCTTTGTGGCGTGCTGAGCTGGCATCTGGTTGAAAAGCGATTCCTGTCGAAGGGGCGGCGAAAGGGCAAAGACGCACCTATTTTGCCAACGACGGCGGTCTATCAAAGCGGCAGCGCTAAATAG
- a CDS encoding ABC transporter permease, producing MRWWQRVRMAMVTLFRRRQATEQLSDELAFHLEQQMAENRAAGMSAEDARTAALRAFGNPTLLREDARATWRWNSLEKIWRDVRYGVRTLSRTPGFTVMAVLVMALGIGATTSLFTIVQSVLLSPLPFKDPGKLVMVYEHFAHSFNGGDGLNVVAPGDYLAWQKQTHGFQSMAAWRWWGANLTNAQGQLPEAVQAAGGSWNLFSTLGVPLALGRGFTKAEDHPGGHPVVILTWSLYQRRFGGNPAVLGQQVHLNSVPYTIIGVLPRWFSYPDPSVELWLPYGQTFTPVQYAQNANHQSLVVARLKPGVSAAAATAQVSAVQYRIHLAHASEPVSEGARFRPMLSDMVQDIRTPLLVLMGAVFCMLLIACLNVSNLLVARSAARRKEVAVRSALGGNRLALIREQMTESLLICIAGGGLGVGLSMLVTHWLASHWHDLPRASTVHVNGAVLAFSLGLVFVTAIVAGLLPAISSTGKGVLQALQEGSRSLGGSVSKARMRQILLTAEIALTVVLLIGAGLLFQSFLRMRGTRLGCAMHHVLTMRYSLPRKQYDTPAKVVAFHEALLQRVRHMPGVVAPGLVSTAPGAGWQGDEVFTVSGKPVPANPLMDDALVRTADPGYFQAMQIPLIRGHFFTDDQRLANSKYVIVSRAFAAQYFHGEDPVGQQIRIARTSPTPEDYEIVGVVGDTLYRASKPTKATLYFPMYSGSMNAINTTLMVRTVGDPLNMALPIQKMFATLDPSLPLSEVLTLHQVVGQSTNTASFSATLLLAFAVLSLLLAAVGLYGVLSYLVTQRTTEIGIRIALGAQRVQVLWLVVVDGLRPVLYGLAIGIAGGVGVGFLIRSMLYDTQPLDGAVVAAMAACLAVTAALACAVPAMRATHIEPTEALRVQ from the coding sequence ATGCGGTGGTGGCAGCGGGTGCGGATGGCCATGGTGACGTTGTTTCGGCGGCGGCAGGCGACGGAGCAGTTGAGCGACGAGCTGGCCTTTCATCTGGAGCAGCAGATGGCGGAGAATCGCGCGGCCGGAATGTCTGCCGAAGATGCGCGAACGGCGGCGCTGCGCGCATTTGGGAATCCAACTTTGCTTCGCGAAGATGCGCGTGCGACATGGCGCTGGAACAGTCTGGAAAAAATCTGGCGCGACGTGCGCTATGGGGTGCGCACGCTGAGCCGCACGCCGGGCTTCACGGTAATGGCCGTGCTGGTGATGGCGCTGGGCATTGGGGCGACGACCTCGCTGTTCACGATTGTGCAGTCGGTGCTGCTGAGTCCTTTGCCGTTCAAGGACCCCGGCAAGCTGGTGATGGTGTACGAGCACTTTGCTCACAGCTTCAATGGCGGGGATGGGCTCAATGTAGTGGCCCCGGGCGATTATCTTGCGTGGCAAAAGCAGACGCATGGTTTCCAAAGCATGGCCGCGTGGCGGTGGTGGGGAGCGAACCTGACGAATGCGCAAGGGCAGTTGCCCGAGGCCGTGCAGGCCGCGGGTGGCTCATGGAATCTGTTTTCGACCCTGGGCGTGCCGCTGGCTCTGGGGCGGGGATTCACGAAGGCCGAGGACCATCCGGGCGGCCATCCGGTGGTGATTTTGACGTGGAGCCTGTATCAGCGGCGGTTCGGGGGCAATCCCGCGGTGCTGGGGCAGCAGGTGCATTTGAACTCCGTACCGTACACCATCATCGGCGTGCTGCCGCGATGGTTCAGTTATCCCGATCCGTCGGTGGAGCTTTGGCTGCCTTATGGGCAGACCTTTACGCCCGTTCAGTACGCGCAGAATGCCAATCACCAAAGCCTGGTGGTAGCACGGCTGAAGCCAGGCGTGAGCGCTGCGGCGGCAACCGCGCAGGTGAGCGCGGTACAGTACCGGATCCACCTGGCACATGCCAGTGAACCGGTGAGCGAGGGAGCGCGCTTCCGGCCGATGCTGAGCGACATGGTGCAGGATATTCGCACGCCTCTGTTGGTGCTGATGGGCGCTGTGTTCTGCATGCTGCTGATTGCCTGCCTGAATGTGTCGAATCTGCTGGTGGCTCGCAGCGCGGCCCGGCGCAAGGAGGTCGCGGTGCGCAGTGCGCTGGGCGGGAACCGCCTGGCGCTGATTCGCGAACAAATGACCGAGAGCCTGCTGATCTGCATTGCGGGCGGCGGCCTGGGAGTCGGACTCTCGATGCTGGTGACGCACTGGCTGGCGAGCCACTGGCATGATTTGCCGCGTGCGAGCACGGTGCATGTGAACGGCGCAGTGCTGGCTTTTTCTCTCGGTCTGGTCTTTGTGACTGCGATCGTGGCCGGGTTGCTGCCGGCAATCTCTTCCACCGGCAAGGGAGTTCTTCAGGCATTGCAGGAGGGCTCGCGCTCGTTGGGCGGCAGCGTCAGCAAAGCACGCATGCGGCAGATACTGCTGACAGCGGAAATTGCGCTGACCGTGGTTTTGCTCATTGGCGCGGGTCTGCTCTTTCAGAGCTTTTTGCGAATGCGCGGCACGCGGCTGGGTTGCGCGATGCATCACGTGCTGACGATGCGGTATTCCTTGCCGCGTAAGCAGTACGATACGCCAGCCAAAGTTGTGGCCTTTCATGAGGCGCTTTTGCAGCGGGTGCGGCACATGCCGGGAGTGGTGGCGCCCGGGCTGGTTTCAACCGCGCCGGGTGCGGGCTGGCAGGGCGACGAGGTATTCACCGTTTCCGGCAAGCCTGTGCCGGCGAATCCTCTGATGGACGATGCGCTGGTGCGCACGGCTGATCCAGGGTACTTCCAGGCAATGCAGATTCCGCTGATTCGTGGACATTTCTTCACGGATGATCAGCGGCTGGCGAATAGCAAATATGTGATCGTGAGCCGTGCCTTTGCCGCGCAGTACTTTCACGGCGAGGATCCAGTGGGGCAGCAGATTCGCATTGCCCGGACGAGTCCGACACCGGAGGACTACGAGATTGTCGGCGTGGTGGGTGACACGCTCTACCGTGCGTCCAAGCCCACGAAAGCAACCCTCTATTTTCCGATGTATTCGGGTTCCATGAATGCAATCAACACCACACTGATGGTGCGGACGGTGGGCGATCCGTTGAACATGGCATTGCCGATCCAAAAGATGTTTGCGACGCTCGATCCTTCGCTGCCGTTGTCCGAGGTGCTTACGTTGCACCAGGTGGTGGGGCAGTCCACGAATACGGCGAGCTTCAGCGCGACTCTGCTGCTGGCCTTTGCGGTGCTCTCGCTGCTGCTCGCTGCTGTGGGGCTGTACGGCGTGCTCTCCTATCTGGTGACGCAGCGCACCACGGAGATCGGCATTCGCATTGCTCTGGGCGCGCAGCGTGTGCAGGTATTGTGGCTGGTGGTGGTGGATGGACTGCGTCCGGTGCTGTACGGGCTGGCGATTGGCATCGCCGGTGGCGTGGGCGTGGGATTTCTGATTCGCTCGATGCTCTATGACACGCAGCCGCTCGACGGGGCCGTGGTGGCAGCCATGGCCGCATGCCTCGCGGTGACGGCGGCGCTGGCCTGCGCCGTGCCAGCGATGCGCGCCACGCACATTGAGCCCACAGAGGCGTTGCGGGTGCAGTAG
- a CDS encoding PadR family transcriptional regulator codes for MGKPSDLLQGTLDLLILKTILLEPRHGWAIAKRIQQISNEVLQVQQGSLYPALHRLEQQGWVRARWGETETGRQAKFYSLTAAGRKQLEKETESWNRLSAAIQLVVESA; via the coding sequence ATGGGAAAACCGAGCGATCTTTTGCAGGGCACACTCGACTTGCTGATATTGAAGACGATTCTGCTGGAGCCACGGCATGGCTGGGCGATTGCCAAGCGCATTCAGCAGATTTCAAACGAGGTACTTCAGGTGCAGCAGGGCTCGCTGTATCCGGCGCTGCACCGGCTGGAGCAGCAGGGATGGGTGCGGGCCCGGTGGGGCGAGACTGAGACCGGGCGGCAGGCGAAGTTCTACTCGCTCACGGCGGCCGGGCGGAAGCAGCTTGAAAAAGAGACAGAGAGCTGGAACCGGCTTTCGGCAGCAATTCAGCTCGTGGTGGAAAGCGCGTAA
- a CDS encoding RDD family protein, whose translation MSQTQSLPAWKDEINAKLSAHRSRRVAVPGDQQNLLPGMDALQPAAGERAGRRIAAKVAERYAKAPSYSEMLAQEAAKAARAAAEAAHQAHAAAQAMLQGLELDRAAEIERNESGDRSRSMQQAALEEQAEKVAGNRWEEMAAPVVEEPPVPVYRISEESLPPALRTPAEAYASGAKRRQERAPESAYNPEPEQTPQLFEDPVEAATIEPAHPLPARVIEFPRELIASRKARPRLEEGPLRIAEEEQSQLRIFEVEPEAISHEPVIEGPVLPEWHSIRLDSEPVAHAAALAQDLPLATPELLLDAPIYSASLEDRLMAAMVDACLVGAGFLAFVATFVACTPHPPTGKLALAGAGAALLVLFAVYQWLFFTFAEGTPGMRYAKIALCTFDDENPTRQAMRQRIVALLLAALPLGLGYLWSFFDEDRLGWHDRMTRTYQRSYREN comes from the coding sequence TTGAGCCAAACGCAAAGCCTGCCTGCCTGGAAAGATGAGATTAACGCCAAGCTGAGCGCGCATCGTTCGCGACGGGTTGCGGTACCCGGGGACCAGCAGAATCTGCTGCCCGGCATGGATGCTCTGCAGCCGGCCGCCGGGGAGCGTGCCGGACGCCGCATTGCCGCCAAGGTGGCAGAGCGCTATGCGAAGGCCCCTAGCTACAGCGAAATGCTGGCACAGGAGGCAGCCAAGGCTGCCCGCGCCGCAGCTGAGGCGGCGCATCAGGCGCATGCCGCTGCACAGGCGATGCTGCAAGGGCTTGAGCTGGATCGTGCCGCGGAGATAGAGCGGAATGAATCTGGCGATCGTAGCCGCTCAATGCAGCAGGCGGCTCTTGAGGAGCAGGCAGAGAAGGTTGCAGGCAATCGCTGGGAAGAGATGGCGGCGCCTGTCGTCGAGGAGCCCCCGGTACCGGTGTACCGCATCAGCGAAGAGTCGCTGCCGCCCGCGCTGCGCACCCCGGCTGAGGCCTACGCCTCGGGAGCGAAGCGCAGGCAGGAGCGGGCGCCGGAATCCGCATACAACCCGGAGCCAGAGCAGACTCCGCAACTGTTTGAGGATCCCGTGGAGGCAGCCACGATTGAGCCGGCGCACCCCTTGCCGGCGCGGGTGATCGAGTTTCCGCGTGAATTGATCGCCTCGCGCAAGGCCCGGCCGCGGCTCGAAGAGGGGCCGCTTCGCATCGCCGAAGAGGAGCAGTCGCAACTGCGCATCTTTGAAGTGGAGCCCGAGGCCATCTCGCATGAGCCGGTGATCGAAGGGCCGGTGCTGCCGGAGTGGCACTCGATTCGCCTGGACAGCGAACCTGTGGCCCACGCCGCCGCTCTGGCGCAGGACCTGCCGCTGGCGACGCCCGAGCTGCTGCTGGATGCGCCGATTTACAGCGCGAGCCTGGAAGACCGGTTGATGGCCGCCATGGTGGACGCCTGCCTGGTGGGCGCAGGATTTCTGGCTTTTGTGGCGACGTTTGTGGCATGCACGCCGCATCCGCCCACGGGCAAGCTGGCGCTGGCTGGCGCGGGGGCCGCGCTGCTGGTGTTGTTTGCGGTGTACCAGTGGCTGTTCTTCACCTTTGCCGAAGGCACGCCGGGCATGCGCTACGCGAAGATCGCGCTGTGTACCTTTGATGATGAAAACCCGACGCGCCAAGCCATGCGCCAGCGCATCGTCGCGCTGCTGCTGGCGGCGCTGCCGCTTGGGCTGGGCTATCTGTGGTCGTTTTTTGACGAGGACCGCCTCGGCTGGCACGACCGCATGACGCGCACCTATCAGCGCAGCTATCGCGAGAATTAG
- a CDS encoding LPS-assembly protein LptD, whose product MNFRWFWFITLFSLCHPQVHAQVVTTQLPPAQAAAEALPNDPALTSSLPEAHVVPQTPRGTPVTMRWDHLTVRSLPDGNEYLLDGHVVLYYGQYILHADHATYNDATGEIEAHGHLMVDGGPDDEHIVASHGSVNIYQNTADFFDVTGSLGVRRVKHNQVVFTSLNPYLITGKEVRQLGKGHYLVLQGTMTACRLPRPDWRFYARRIELNHGKAQAANASFHLFGIPLLYVPYVKHEIGANRTSGILLPVAGNNSTYGAVVGESVYLTLGRSADLVAGTLYYSNRGPAPFATFRYRGRGDNYAQVRFHSLLDYHTEAGNNLGGIDFFADGRYDFTPYTRAVIDAEYLSSYLYRLTFEQNYAAAINSEVQSQLYLEHERAGFSQAIHFNRYENFESVSPEGNEVRILHLPQVDLDAEDHQLPGLPVEYSFHVSSGALSRYDYNPFGTAFRTGAEIPRVDIWPALNLPMHFDGWNFRPEFAVRDTWYDKSQRPATLTQFPRLVGAPINRLDVEAGFTLRPPVVGRDFDQRWVQHLFGGELRHTLSPMLQYRYVSGIDNFNRILRFDDTEVASNTNELEYGLTQHLYRRTQKPRPCTGAALLHPQKNCGTHTVDWLTWRVAQKYYFDSTFGNAVTPGTPNPLLATLDFTGVDFLEAPRHYSPVISRFKWTAQSGDSAEWDIDYDTKAGRLLSSNVYTNFEHGNYHLRLGDAYLNTVTGAPPGTGLRALVQASKPTAYNQLNITGIYGSQSRLGFNTGASTGYDLERNGLQYGAVQATYNWNCCGFSFELRRFSLANHLRNDTEELFSFTLAGFGSTGIPHSARVF is encoded by the coding sequence ATGAATTTCCGCTGGTTTTGGTTTATCACGCTGTTTTCACTGTGTCATCCGCAGGTTCATGCGCAGGTGGTAACCACTCAGCTACCTCCCGCTCAAGCCGCCGCGGAAGCGCTGCCGAATGACCCTGCCCTCACAAGCTCGCTGCCCGAGGCGCATGTGGTTCCGCAGACGCCCAGGGGCACGCCGGTCACCATGCGATGGGACCACCTGACCGTGCGCTCGCTGCCCGATGGCAACGAATATCTGCTCGACGGGCATGTGGTGCTCTATTACGGCCAATACATTCTGCATGCCGATCACGCCACCTACAACGACGCGACCGGAGAGATTGAGGCCCACGGGCACCTCATGGTCGATGGCGGCCCGGATGACGAGCACATCGTCGCCAGCCATGGCAGCGTCAACATCTACCAGAACACGGCGGACTTCTTTGATGTAACCGGCTCGCTCGGCGTGCGCCGTGTCAAGCACAATCAAGTCGTCTTCACCTCCCTGAACCCCTACCTCATTACCGGCAAGGAAGTGCGCCAGCTCGGCAAGGGCCACTATCTGGTGCTGCAGGGCACCATGACCGCCTGCCGCCTGCCCCGCCCCGACTGGCGCTTTTATGCCCGGCGCATCGAACTGAACCACGGCAAAGCGCAGGCCGCCAATGCCAGCTTTCACCTCTTCGGTATTCCGCTGCTCTATGTGCCCTACGTCAAGCACGAGATCGGCGCCAATCGCACCAGCGGAATCCTGCTGCCCGTGGCCGGCAACAATTCCACCTACGGAGCCGTGGTGGGTGAGTCGGTCTATCTCACGCTCGGGCGCAGCGCCGACCTTGTTGCCGGAACCTTGTATTACTCCAATCGCGGCCCCGCGCCTTTTGCCACCTTTCGCTATCGCGGGCGCGGAGATAACTACGCCCAGGTCCGCTTTCACAGCCTGCTCGACTATCACACAGAGGCCGGCAACAATCTCGGCGGCATCGACTTCTTCGCCGATGGCCGCTACGACTTCACTCCCTACACCCGCGCCGTCATTGACGCCGAGTACCTCAGCTCGTACCTCTATCGCCTGACGTTTGAGCAGAACTACGCAGCAGCCATCAACTCCGAGGTGCAGTCGCAGCTCTATCTGGAGCATGAGCGCGCGGGCTTCAGCCAGGCGATCCATTTCAATCGTTATGAGAATTTTGAAAGCGTCTCGCCCGAGGGCAATGAGGTCCGCATCCTCCACCTGCCGCAGGTGGATCTCGACGCCGAAGATCATCAGCTTCCCGGCCTCCCAGTCGAATACAGCTTTCACGTCTCCTCCGGGGCGCTTTCGCGATATGACTACAATCCCTTCGGCACCGCCTTCCGCACCGGTGCCGAGATTCCGCGCGTCGATATCTGGCCGGCTCTGAATCTGCCCATGCACTTCGACGGATGGAACTTTCGCCCTGAGTTCGCCGTGCGCGACACCTGGTATGACAAGAGCCAGAGACCGGCTACCCTCACGCAGTTCCCGCGCCTGGTGGGCGCGCCCATCAACCGCTTGGATGTGGAAGCCGGCTTCACCCTTCGCCCACCCGTGGTGGGCCGTGACTTCGACCAGCGCTGGGTGCAACACCTCTTTGGAGGCGAACTGCGGCACACGCTGTCGCCCATGCTGCAGTACCGCTACGTCTCTGGCATCGACAACTTCAATCGCATTCTGCGCTTTGACGATACCGAGGTCGCCAGCAACACCAATGAGTTGGAGTACGGCCTGACGCAGCACCTCTACCGGCGCACGCAGAAGCCGCGCCCCTGCACCGGAGCCGCCCTGCTCCATCCGCAAAAGAACTGCGGCACGCACACCGTCGATTGGCTCACCTGGCGCGTCGCGCAGAAGTATTACTTTGACTCCACCTTCGGCAACGCAGTCACGCCCGGCACGCCCAATCCATTGCTCGCTACACTCGATTTCACCGGCGTGGATTTCCTGGAGGCCCCGCGCCATTACTCGCCCGTCATCTCACGCTTCAAATGGACGGCCCAAAGCGGCGACAGCGCGGAATGGGATATTGACTATGACACCAAGGCTGGACGGCTGCTCTCAAGCAACGTCTACACCAATTTTGAGCATGGCAACTATCACCTGCGCCTTGGCGACGCCTATTTGAACACTGTGACCGGTGCGCCTCCGGGAACCGGCCTGCGCGCCCTGGTCCAGGCCAGCAAGCCCACGGCGTACAACCAGCTCAACATCACGGGCATTTACGGCTCGCAGAGCCGCCTCGGCTTCAATACCGGGGCCAGCACCGGCTACGATCTGGAGCGCAATGGCCTGCAATACGGTGCCGTGCAAGCCACCTACAACTGGAACTGTTGCGGTTTCTCATTCGAGCTGCGGCGCTTCTCACTGGCCAATCACCTGCGCAATGATACCGAAGAGCTTTTCAGCTTCACCCTCGCAGGCTTCGGCTCTACCGGCATTCCCCACAGCGCACGCGTCTTCTGA
- a CDS encoding DsbA family protein produces MSRIRMILACCALALVTAGCRAQAPAQKPVSVLHQRIETAIRNELNVPPEYDITISPQSPSKMAGFNAITVTFSLPGHPDHTQQLRYLVSTDGDTLARLSKFDISQDPDFVLPIQGRPVRGNPKAKVTIVNFDDLECPFCARMHSELFPDIYDHYKGLIKVIYVDFPLTELHPWAMHAAVDANCLADESRTAYWNFVDYVHTHGEDISGPDHDTAKSFSRLDKIAEGEGQRDHLDTAKLNACVAKQDESVVKKEMAAGDKLGISATPTFFVNGVRWSGVLDPAELKMMIDRALRQQGITPPPDADAPAPATTAAAAH; encoded by the coding sequence TTGTCTCGTATCCGAATGATTCTTGCCTGCTGCGCGCTGGCGCTTGTGACCGCCGGCTGCCGCGCCCAGGCCCCCGCACAAAAGCCCGTCTCCGTTCTTCATCAGCGAATCGAAACCGCCATTCGCAACGAGCTCAACGTTCCGCCGGAGTACGACATCACCATCAGCCCGCAGAGCCCCAGCAAAATGGCCGGCTTCAATGCCATCACAGTGACCTTTTCGCTGCCTGGGCACCCGGATCACACGCAGCAGTTGCGCTATCTGGTTTCGACCGATGGCGACACTCTGGCGCGGCTCTCGAAGTTCGATATCAGCCAGGATCCTGACTTCGTACTGCCCATCCAGGGCCGCCCCGTGCGCGGCAACCCCAAGGCCAAGGTCACCATTGTCAACTTTGACGACCTTGAATGTCCCTTCTGCGCGCGCATGCACTCCGAGCTATTCCCCGACATTTATGACCACTACAAGGGCCTCATCAAGGTCATTTATGTCGATTTTCCGCTCACGGAGCTGCACCCCTGGGCCATGCACGCCGCCGTCGATGCCAACTGCCTCGCCGATGAGAGCCGTACCGCCTACTGGAATTTCGTCGATTACGTACACACGCACGGCGAAGACATCAGCGGCCCTGATCATGACACGGCCAAGTCCTTCTCTCGCCTGGACAAGATCGCCGAGGGCGAAGGCCAGCGCGACCATCTCGACACCGCCAAGCTCAATGCCTGTGTCGCCAAGCAGGACGAATCCGTCGTCAAGAAGGAAATGGCTGCCGGAGACAAGCTCGGCATCTCCGCCACCCCGACCTTCTTCGTCAACGGTGTCCGCTGGTCCGGCGTGCTTGACCCGGCCGAGCTCAAGATGATGATCGACCGCGCGCTGCGTCAGCAGGGCATCACACCTCCACCGGATGCGGATGCGCCTGCCCCGGCCACCACAGCAGCGGCGGCGCACTAA